A genome region from Candidatus Neomarinimicrobiota bacterium includes the following:
- the acs gene encoding acetate--CoA ligase alpha subunit, with translation MNPAADDMTAKLDAFLCPRSVAVIGASRDPEKLGHGILSNILASGYAGDVYPVNPTADEVLGLPAYPSVKDIPGELDLAIIVIPERFVLNVMRECGEKGLNAVIVITAGFGETGLEGIRHEHELTKIAHEYGMRVIGPNCLGVIDTLCPINASFAASMPDQGSIAFMSQSGALCTAVLDLAVAEKIGFSRFVSLGNKADVDEAALLGKWKDDEQTSVVLAYIEGLPDGREFINIARQVSARKPVVALKSGTTEAGSKAVSSHTGSLAGSERAYVAAFQKAGVLRAESIQDLFDWGLAFAYQPLLEGPRIAIVTNAGGPGILATDGLERANLRLAQLEPQTVQTLQEALPGAASLYNPIDVLGDADADRYAIALQAALKDPNVNGVIVILTPQVMTQIPETAEVVSKLAGPYDKPIIGCFMGQAKIRAGAEILNRNRVPNYTSPNRAVGVLQAMWNYRQYLQQPKTEPDQFDIDREAVMQILAKTRADGRVTLGEVEAREVIAAYGIALPESRLARTSEEAIEFAEEIGFPVALKIASPDILHKTDVGGIRLDLRSAEDVRDAFDLTMYRSRRHMPDADIWGALVQKMIEPGKEVIVGMSCDPQFGPLILFGLGGIYVEVLKDVTFRLAPVTQREAGAMVNEIRSAPLLRGVRGEKPSDLKAITEIIQRVSQLVMDFPEIVELDINPLVVHHQGAIALDARLSIK, from the coding sequence ATGAACCCCGCTGCTGACGACATGACGGCCAAACTGGACGCGTTTCTCTGCCCCCGGAGCGTGGCGGTAATCGGCGCCTCCCGGGATCCCGAGAAGCTGGGTCATGGAATCCTAAGTAACATCCTGGCCTCCGGCTACGCGGGTGATGTCTACCCGGTCAATCCCACGGCCGACGAGGTGCTGGGCTTGCCAGCCTACCCCAGTGTCAAGGATATCCCCGGTGAGCTCGACCTGGCGATCATCGTTATCCCGGAACGCTTCGTCCTTAACGTGATGCGGGAATGCGGTGAAAAGGGCCTTAATGCGGTCATCGTCATCACCGCCGGCTTCGGGGAAACGGGCCTGGAAGGCATTCGCCACGAACATGAACTCACCAAAATCGCGCACGAGTACGGCATGCGCGTCATTGGACCAAACTGCCTCGGCGTCATCGATACCCTCTGTCCCATCAATGCCTCCTTCGCTGCCAGCATGCCCGATCAGGGCAGCATCGCCTTCATGTCCCAATCCGGCGCCCTGTGTACGGCTGTTCTGGACCTCGCCGTCGCCGAGAAAATCGGCTTCTCACGGTTTGTGAGCCTGGGCAACAAGGCCGACGTTGACGAAGCGGCACTCCTGGGCAAGTGGAAAGATGATGAGCAGACCAGTGTTGTGCTGGCCTACATCGAGGGATTGCCTGATGGACGTGAATTCATCAATATAGCCCGCCAGGTCTCGGCCAGGAAACCGGTAGTGGCGCTCAAGTCCGGCACAACTGAAGCGGGATCAAAAGCGGTATCCAGTCATACCGGGAGCCTGGCCGGCTCGGAACGGGCCTATGTGGCCGCCTTCCAAAAAGCTGGTGTCCTCAGGGCCGAATCGATACAAGACCTCTTTGACTGGGGCTTGGCGTTCGCCTACCAGCCGCTACTGGAAGGTCCCCGCATCGCTATAGTAACCAATGCCGGCGGCCCAGGTATCCTGGCAACCGACGGCCTGGAACGTGCCAACCTTCGCCTGGCCCAGCTCGAACCGCAGACCGTCCAGACCTTGCAAGAGGCCTTGCCCGGTGCCGCCAGCCTCTACAATCCCATCGACGTGCTGGGTGACGCCGATGCCGACCGCTACGCCATCGCTCTCCAGGCTGCCCTCAAAGATCCCAACGTCAATGGCGTGATAGTGATCCTGACACCACAGGTGATGACCCAGATTCCAGAAACCGCGGAGGTGGTCTCAAAACTGGCCGGACCGTATGACAAACCCATCATCGGCTGCTTTATGGGGCAAGCCAAAATCCGCGCTGGGGCCGAGATTCTTAACCGCAATCGCGTTCCTAACTACACCTCTCCCAATAGGGCTGTGGGTGTGCTACAGGCTATGTGGAATTATCGTCAGTACCTGCAGCAACCCAAAACAGAACCTGACCAGTTCGACATTGACCGCGAAGCGGTAATGCAAATTCTGGCGAAGACCCGCGCTGATGGCCGCGTGACCTTGGGCGAGGTCGAAGCCCGGGAGGTCATCGCCGCCTATGGGATCGCGCTGCCCGAATCCCGGCTGGCACGCACCAGCGAAGAAGCCATCGAGTTCGCTGAAGAGATCGGGTTCCCTGTTGCCCTGAAGATTGCCTCACCGGATATCCTTCATAAAACGGATGTAGGCGGTATCAGGTTGGATCTGCGCAGTGCAGAGGATGTGCGCGACGCCTTTGATCTAACTATGTATCGCAGCCGGAGGCACATGCCGGATGCCGACATCTGGGGCGCATTGGTCCAGAAAATGATCGAGCCAGGTAAGGAAGTGATCGTCGGTATGAGTTGTGACCCCCAATTCGGCCCGCTGATCCTGTTCGGGCTGGGTGGCATCTACGTCGAGGTGCTTAAAGACGTGACGTTCCGCTTAGCACCAGTGACCCAGCGGGAAGCCGGCGCGATGGTCAATGAAATCCGGTCCGCGCCCCTCCTGCGCGGCGTGCGCGGCGAAAAACCATCCGACCTGAAGGCTATCACCGAAATCATTCAGCGCGTATCACAACTGGTGATGGACTTCCCGGAAATTGTAGAACTGGACATCAACCCGCTGGTGGTTCATCATCAGGGAGCTATCGCCCTCGATGCCCGTTTGTCCATTAAGTAG
- a CDS encoding phosphotransacetylase family protein yields the protein MTSLYVVSNETFSGKTAIITGLMEHLRKEGFETGYMKPVSTTPRVAGRRVADTDAQFIKDTFDLAAPLSRIVPVKLTESFVEKAFRGERDLAARVKTVFNGLSADTDILFVEGGGDLAEGSLFGLSAPEVAELLDLPVLIVIRYKSRLTGDNILLARRILGERLVGAVVNSIPGRELDLFSDTGVPILEEHGIPIMGLLPRNRLLTAATVGELADGINGEILIGEDYSDALVENLTIGAMGVDNALAHFRRKPNKAVITGGDRPDIHLAALETSTRCLILTGNLHPSPLIVTQAEEKGVPIILSPQSTLETVETINQFFGRTRFHQAQKLEQFQEIFEANFDFDRLYQVLGLKS from the coding sequence ATGACCTCACTTTATGTTGTTTCAAACGAGACCTTCAGTGGTAAGACCGCCATCATAACCGGTCTGATGGAGCATCTGCGTAAGGAGGGCTTTGAGACCGGCTATATGAAACCGGTTAGTACCACACCACGAGTTGCCGGGCGACGGGTAGCCGATACCGATGCTCAGTTTATTAAAGATACCTTCGACCTGGCTGCGCCTCTGAGCAGGATTGTTCCAGTCAAGCTCACCGAGTCCTTCGTGGAAAAAGCTTTTCGAGGCGAACGGGACCTGGCTGCCCGGGTCAAGACGGTCTTTAATGGCTTATCTGCCGATACCGATATCTTATTCGTGGAAGGCGGCGGAGATTTGGCGGAGGGTAGTCTGTTCGGTTTGTCAGCACCAGAAGTGGCTGAGTTGCTGGACCTGCCCGTCCTGATCGTGATCCGCTACAAAAGCCGCCTGACTGGTGACAATATCCTCTTAGCCCGCCGCATCCTCGGCGAACGGTTAGTCGGCGCCGTGGTAAACTCAATACCGGGTCGAGAACTCGATCTGTTCTCAGACACCGGCGTACCTATCCTTGAGGAACATGGTATCCCTATCATGGGATTACTTCCGCGAAACCGCTTACTGACAGCCGCAACAGTCGGCGAATTAGCCGACGGGATCAACGGCGAGATCCTCATCGGTGAAGATTACTCTGACGCCCTGGTCGAGAACCTGACCATCGGGGCTATGGGGGTGGACAATGCCCTGGCGCACTTCCGGCGCAAACCCAATAAGGCTGTCATCACCGGCGGCGACCGACCCGACATCCATCTGGCCGCCCTGGAGACATCGACCCGCTGTCTGATCCTGACCGGCAACCTGCACCCAAGTCCACTGATTGTCACCCAGGCCGAGGAAAAAGGTGTGCCTATTATCCTATCGCCCCAGTCTACGCTGGAAACGGTGGAAACGATCAACCAGTTTTTCGGGCGCACACGCTTCCATCAAGCACAAAAGCTCGAGCAGTTCCAAGAGATTTTCGAAGCAAACTTCGACTTTGACCGGCTGTACCAGGTGCTGGGGCTGAAATCGTAG
- a CDS encoding isoprenylcysteine carboxylmethyltransferase family protein produces the protein MIMDGFKWTKKEILLGTPMTILCIACFPVNPLVLTGILQTSFYPILFALGWAFWAFGMVLVMTPIIMFPRRGGVPKGKSFVHTTHVVDSGPYSLVRHPQYLGGILAIFITTLLFYPNWLFAILGTIGAVAVYMSCKEEEVRLVQQFGDEYLRYMERVPRMNIVVGILRLLRASS, from the coding sequence ATGATCATGGACGGGTTTAAATGGACGAAGAAAGAGATTTTATTAGGCACGCCTATGACGATCTTATGCATCGCATGTTTTCCAGTTAACCCGCTTGTCCTAACTGGGATTCTGCAGACGAGTTTTTACCCCATATTATTCGCTTTAGGGTGGGCATTTTGGGCGTTCGGTATGGTATTAGTAATGACACCCATAATCATGTTCCCACGTCGGGGTGGAGTACCAAAGGGAAAGTCCTTCGTGCATACAACCCACGTGGTCGATTCTGGCCCTTATTCGTTGGTCAGACATCCCCAGTACTTGGGCGGGATTCTAGCGATATTCATCACCACGCTGCTTTTCTATCCCAACTGGCTGTTCGCGATTCTGGGTACCATTGGTGCGGTGGCTGTTTATATGAGCTGTAAGGAGGAAGAAGTGCGCCTTGTTCAGCAATTTGGTGATGAGTACCTGCGCTACATGGAAAGGGTACCGAGGATGAATATTGTCGTGGGCATTCTTCGTTTACTGCGGGCGAGCTCCTGA
- a CDS encoding putative manganese transporter yields the protein MILRAFNQTLIITVFVFAMMLVIEYLNVLSSGQWQRHIVGSRWKQYLLAGFLGVLPGCLGPFMVVAMYSHRLLNLGAVVTAMIATSGDEAYVMLALIPRQALLLMVILFVVVIVAGVLTDAINRRPEVFVSEAGHELEVHLTETCQCFPRGQILQQWRMLSPFRATLIVGLLLAALAIATGQIGPLSWNWMRITLLLVISLSLFIVATVPDHFLEQHLWRHVVLQHIPHIFAWTFGTLLVMQLLVHYLHLESVIHESTWIILIIAAFVGLLPQSGPHLVFVTLYAEGVIPGSILLASSIVQDGHGMLPMLAYSRKTFLMVKLINLVIGLLVGSLVMLFSR from the coding sequence GGCAGCGACATATAGTTGGCAGCCGCTGGAAACAGTACCTTTTGGCTGGCTTTCTGGGTGTGCTGCCGGGCTGCTTGGGGCCCTTTATGGTGGTGGCCATGTACTCCCACCGGCTCCTGAACCTAGGGGCGGTTGTGACGGCGATGATCGCCACCAGCGGAGACGAGGCCTATGTCATGCTGGCCCTGATTCCCCGACAGGCCCTGCTTCTGATGGTCATCCTTTTTGTAGTGGTGATAGTCGCCGGGGTGTTGACTGATGCCATTAATAGGCGACCGGAAGTATTTGTATCGGAAGCCGGCCACGAACTGGAGGTTCATCTGACGGAGACCTGCCAGTGCTTTCCCCGCGGTCAGATTCTGCAGCAGTGGAGAATGCTCTCGCCTTTCCGGGCGACGTTGATAGTTGGACTTCTGTTGGCTGCCCTTGCTATTGCTACCGGGCAGATCGGCCCGCTTTCCTGGAACTGGATGCGAATCACCCTTTTATTAGTCATCTCACTGTCCCTCTTTATAGTAGCAACGGTGCCCGATCACTTTTTAGAGCAGCATTTGTGGCGGCATGTGGTTCTTCAGCATATTCCCCACATCTTTGCCTGGACGTTTGGTACCTTGCTTGTAATGCAGTTGCTGGTGCACTACCTGCACCTTGAGAGTGTTATCCATGAAAGTACATGGATCATACTTATAATTGCTGCCTTTGTCGGCCTGCTTCCCCAGTCAGGTCCACACCTGGTTTTCGTGACGCTCTACGCGGAAGGTGTAATTCCGGGTAGTATTCTGCTGGCGAGCTCTATTGTGCAGGATGGCCACGGCATGCTGCCGATGCTCGCCTATTCCCGAAAAACCTTTCTCATGGTCAAGTTAATCAACCTGGTCATCGGGCTTCTGGTGGGGAGCCTGGTAATGTTGTTTTCGCGCTAG